Proteins encoded by one window of Paenibacillus sp. DCT19:
- the spoIID gene encoding stage II sporulation protein D translates to MKEARVQVKVPLVPRPGTTDQGEQSSNSGLENDKLASVKPIRLASVGSVTTSAPRKARVDTSEDDTTGQMHVPVIELDHFRPVKRRRMRTFGRGNRWGRHKAPRWQPVAAATTLLTLALLIPVILVWPRADDPVKSVPASPTANSISTPAPTPAVPVTYPEPNVRVYLSATGTTMELPLEKYVSGVVAAEMPAEFRLEALKAQAIAARTFIVRRLAANDTSGVPSGDADVTDTVSHQVFIPPDQAKAEWTRLGKAEDWEKLEQAIRESRDAVMTYQGKAITASFFSTSNGYTENAEDVWGNVVPYLKSVDSPWDKKIAPRFEETVTMKRSEVLQKLNLSASAIPVSAQKGSAWMEVLSTTKGHRIKEMQIAGQTFSGPEVRNLLGLRSSQFSWKNDGDEIEFTTYGYGHGVGMSQWGANGMAQEGHTATQILKHYYTGISFGQASKILASK, encoded by the coding sequence ATGAAAGAAGCACGCGTACAGGTTAAGGTACCTCTTGTCCCTCGCCCAGGAACTACAGATCAAGGGGAACAATCTTCTAATTCAGGTTTGGAAAATGACAAGCTAGCCTCGGTGAAACCTATTCGGTTGGCATCCGTCGGCTCAGTGACAACATCTGCTCCACGCAAAGCGAGGGTAGACACATCAGAAGATGATACAACAGGCCAGATGCATGTACCTGTTATTGAACTGGATCATTTCCGCCCTGTGAAGCGGCGACGAATGCGGACATTTGGACGAGGGAATCGGTGGGGAAGACACAAGGCTCCACGTTGGCAGCCTGTTGCAGCAGCAACTACACTACTTACGCTCGCTTTGCTAATCCCTGTTATTCTGGTCTGGCCGCGAGCAGATGACCCGGTTAAATCGGTACCAGCATCACCTACCGCCAATAGTATATCTACTCCAGCACCCACTCCTGCTGTACCTGTAACGTATCCAGAGCCTAATGTACGGGTATATCTGTCGGCAACAGGTACAACGATGGAACTGCCGCTGGAGAAGTACGTATCCGGCGTGGTTGCGGCCGAGATGCCAGCTGAGTTCAGACTGGAAGCGTTGAAGGCTCAAGCCATTGCAGCTCGCACGTTTATCGTCAGAAGATTGGCGGCGAATGATACAAGTGGCGTGCCCTCGGGTGATGCAGACGTTACCGATACGGTAAGTCACCAAGTATTTATCCCACCAGATCAAGCGAAGGCTGAATGGACGCGGCTCGGCAAAGCGGAAGATTGGGAGAAGCTAGAGCAAGCCATTCGCGAGAGCCGTGATGCGGTCATGACATATCAGGGTAAAGCGATCACAGCTTCCTTTTTCTCAACCAGTAATGGGTATACCGAGAATGCAGAAGATGTATGGGGCAATGTTGTACCTTATCTCAAAAGTGTAGACAGCCCGTGGGACAAGAAGATCGCCCCGAGATTCGAGGAGACTGTTACGATGAAGCGCAGTGAAGTGTTGCAAAAGTTAAATCTGAGCGCCAGTGCAATACCCGTATCAGCTCAAAAGGGAAGTGCCTGGATGGAAGTGCTGTCTACAACAAAGGGACACCGGATTAAAGAAATGCAGATTGCCGGTCAGACATTCAGCGGCCCTGAAGTTAGGAACCTACTTGGACTCCGATCGAGTCAATTCAGTTGGAAGAACGATGGCGACGAGATCGAGTTCACAACCTATGGATACGGTCACGGTGTAGGCATGAGTCAGTGGGGAGCTAATGGCATGGCGCAAGAGGGCCACACTGCAACGCAGATCCTCAAACACTACTACACCGGCATATCCTTCGGACAGGCATCCAAGATACTGGCATCGAAGTAG
- the murA gene encoding UDP-N-acetylglucosamine 1-carboxyvinyltransferase: MSKFIVRGGKRLTGSVKVSGAKNSVLPIIAASLLGEEGQSVIIDAPPLDDVMTINKVLESLGAGVTYRDEVITVNAEKLTSCEAPYEWVSKMRASFLVMGPLLTRMGHTRISLPGGCAIGTRPIDQHLKGFEAMGAEISLGQGYIEARSQGRLRGAKIYLDVASVGATQNIMMAATLAEGVTVLENAAKEPEIVDLANFLNGMGAKVRGAGTGVIRIEGVEKLSGVRHTVIPDRVEAGTYMAAAAISGGDVYIEGAISDHLGSVIAKMEEMGVTIQPDENGVRVIADRPLKAVDVKTLPYPGFPTDMQSQMMALLLASEGTSVVTETVFENRFMHVDEFQLMNAEIKVEGRSSIITGNAKLKGAKVTATDLRAGAALIIAGLVAEGTTEVGGVHHIDRGYVHLAEKLNGLGADIYRISVEEPKLDAAKASHDKVEEEVPLFKVQPTLA; the protein is encoded by the coding sequence ATGAGCAAATTTATCGTCCGCGGTGGCAAAAGGTTGACCGGAAGTGTCAAAGTTAGCGGCGCTAAAAATTCTGTTCTTCCGATCATCGCTGCCTCTCTCTTAGGGGAAGAAGGACAAAGCGTTATTATTGACGCACCTCCTCTAGACGATGTGATGACGATTAACAAGGTGTTGGAATCGCTAGGAGCGGGTGTTACATACCGGGACGAAGTGATTACCGTAAATGCGGAAAAACTTACTTCCTGTGAAGCTCCGTATGAGTGGGTAAGTAAAATGCGGGCGTCATTTTTGGTAATGGGACCACTACTTACACGTATGGGTCACACGAGAATTTCGCTTCCTGGTGGATGTGCCATCGGTACACGACCTATTGATCAACATCTCAAAGGCTTTGAAGCTATGGGTGCGGAGATCAGTCTGGGTCAAGGTTATATAGAAGCACGCAGTCAAGGTCGACTACGTGGTGCTAAAATTTATCTAGATGTGGCATCTGTGGGTGCTACTCAAAATATTATGATGGCTGCAACATTGGCTGAAGGCGTGACTGTTCTGGAGAACGCCGCTAAAGAGCCAGAAATCGTGGATCTCGCGAACTTCCTGAATGGAATGGGAGCTAAAGTGCGCGGTGCTGGAACTGGTGTAATTCGGATCGAGGGTGTAGAGAAGCTTTCTGGTGTTAGACACACCGTTATTCCAGACCGGGTTGAAGCAGGAACGTACATGGCTGCTGCTGCAATCTCCGGTGGTGACGTCTACATTGAAGGTGCAATCTCTGACCACTTGGGATCGGTTATTGCGAAGATGGAAGAGATGGGTGTAACGATTCAACCTGACGAGAACGGAGTTCGAGTTATCGCAGATCGTCCACTCAAGGCGGTAGATGTGAAAACATTACCATACCCTGGCTTCCCGACGGATATGCAGTCTCAGATGATGGCACTATTGCTGGCTTCCGAAGGAACTAGCGTAGTAACCGAGACGGTATTTGAGAACCGCTTCATGCATGTGGATGAATTCCAACTGATGAATGCGGAGATCAAAGTAGAAGGTCGCTCTTCTATTATTACCGGTAACGCCAAGCTGAAGGGTGCTAAAGTAACAGCTACCGATTTGCGTGCGGGTGCCGCACTTATTATCGCGGGTCTTGTTGCTGAAGGTACAACAGAAGTGGGCGGTGTTCATCACATCGATCGTGGTTATGTTCATTTGGCTGAGAAGCTGAATGGTCTTGGAGCCGATATTTATCGGATTTCCGTTGAAGAGCCTAAGCTCGATGCAGCGAAAGCATCCCATGATAAAGTTGAAGAAGAAGTGCCTTTGTTCAAGGTACAACCAACTTTGGCTTAA